A stretch of the Pseudalkalibacillus hwajinpoensis genome encodes the following:
- a CDS encoding DUF1648 domain-containing protein, protein MKERPRIKIEKSFVQKGFDVAAITFLLLSIVYISLEWGSIPNQVPIHFNASGIADNWGPKGTIILLPTMGAFLWGGLTILERFPHKYNYIVKITDGNAALQYRSAVVLMRFLKNTIALFFSYVTVESVQMAKGIEEGLSGWVMPLFLTMIFGAIILYIVHSIKWR, encoded by the coding sequence ATGAAAGAGCGACCTCGAATAAAAATTGAAAAGTCATTTGTTCAGAAGGGGTTTGATGTTGCAGCCATTACCTTTCTTCTTCTAAGTATTGTCTACATTTCACTCGAGTGGGGTAGCATACCGAATCAAGTTCCAATCCATTTTAATGCTTCTGGTATAGCGGATAATTGGGGACCAAAGGGTACTATTATTTTGTTGCCAACGATGGGAGCTTTTCTCTGGGGAGGTCTCACGATCCTTGAGCGCTTTCCTCATAAGTACAATTACATTGTGAAAATTACAGATGGCAATGCAGCTCTACAATACAGAAGTGCAGTTGTGCTCATGCGCTTTTTGAAAAATACGATTGCGCTATTCTTTTCCTATGTGACGGTAGAAAGTGTACAAATGGCAAAGGGGATCGAGGAAGGTTTGTCTGGATGGGTGATGCCTCTCTTTCTTACGATGATTTTTGGTGCGATTATTCTCTATATTGTGCATTCTATTAAGTGGAGATAG
- a CDS encoding STAS domain-containing protein codes for MQNEYNLDSTEFYSLKTASKRLFKLISDRLNVNTAYVTKRGNNAMTVVSSYNEKEEIIPEGYAVEYSGTYCRLIINNEKSVMHTANLAHDEFTRQLEVTSQLKVKGFLGVSLTDTNGKIFGTLCVMDKEEKVFNEEDITYLKSMAEILSYMIELDQTKYNMDFLSVPIVPITKGISILTLQGVIDERRAENIIKQVLQYGASNQIDYFIVDLSGLKIVDGYFPTILGDLFQSIQLMGIETIITGVTPSIAQQEVANEQLPRFKTVQNLESALDYIGFELVEKI; via the coding sequence ATGCAGAATGAATACAATTTAGACTCTACAGAGTTTTATTCACTTAAAACCGCATCCAAACGATTATTTAAATTGATAAGTGACCGTTTAAACGTAAATACCGCTTATGTAACCAAACGCGGTAACAATGCAATGACCGTTGTAAGCTCTTACAATGAAAAGGAAGAAATCATTCCTGAAGGATACGCTGTGGAGTATAGTGGTACATACTGTCGGTTGATTATTAATAATGAAAAAAGCGTCATGCATACAGCTAACTTAGCACATGATGAATTCACGAGACAGCTAGAAGTAACTTCACAACTAAAGGTAAAAGGATTTCTCGGTGTTTCACTAACAGATACGAACGGAAAGATTTTTGGCACGCTTTGCGTGATGGATAAAGAAGAGAAGGTATTCAATGAAGAGGATATTACTTATTTAAAATCAATGGCTGAAATTCTTTCGTACATGATTGAACTTGATCAAACGAAGTATAATATGGATTTCTTAAGCGTACCTATTGTTCCAATCACAAAAGGAATCTCTATATTAACCTTGCAAGGGGTGATTGATGAGAGAAGAGCGGAGAACATTATTAAACAAGTCCTTCAATATGGGGCAAGTAACCAAATTGATTATTTTATCGTTGATTTATCAGGCTTAAAAATTGTAGATGGGTATTTCCCAACAATTCTTGGCGATCTCTTTCAATCTATACAACTGATGGGAATTGAAACAATCATTACAGGAGTTACACCTTCAATCGCCCAACAAGAAGTAGCGAATGAACAGCTTCCTCGTTTTAAAACCGTGCAAAATCTTGAATCCGCTCTGGATTATATCGGATTTGAATTAGTCGAAAAAATTTAA
- a CDS encoding NAD(P)/FAD-dependent oxidoreductase, with amino-acid sequence MKNEIYDVTIIGGGPIGLFTAFYSGMRELKTKVIEYLPQVGGKVTYFYPEKILRDIGAIPGVSGADLIKQLEEQASTFDPTMVFGERVDDLEREEDGTYILTSHNGEKHYTRTVILAIGHGTLGVKKLPVDGAEHFEGKNLYYAVDRVESFRGKHVLISGGGDSAIDWANRLEPIADKVTIVHRREAFTGHESSITEMNNSETHIKCSCYVSDVIGKERIDKVVLTHVDTGEKEVVEIDALLVNHGFNLDLGGIQNWGMTMNEGKVVTDAKMETSIPGVFAVGDIVTYPHRLTLIAGGLAEGPKALNSAKAFLDPEAEAMAMYSTHHKDFVEV; translated from the coding sequence GTGAAGAATGAAATATATGACGTGACGATCATTGGCGGAGGGCCTATTGGCTTATTTACAGCTTTTTATAGCGGTATGCGCGAGCTTAAGACGAAAGTCATTGAATACCTTCCGCAAGTTGGTGGGAAAGTGACCTACTTCTATCCAGAGAAAATTCTACGAGACATTGGAGCGATTCCTGGCGTCTCCGGAGCTGATTTGATTAAGCAGCTTGAAGAACAGGCGAGCACATTTGATCCAACAATGGTGTTTGGGGAACGAGTAGACGATCTTGAGCGAGAAGAGGACGGAACCTATATTTTAACGAGTCATAATGGAGAAAAGCATTACACTCGGACCGTTATTTTAGCTATTGGACATGGGACGCTTGGGGTGAAAAAGCTTCCAGTTGATGGCGCAGAGCATTTTGAAGGGAAGAACCTTTATTATGCAGTGGATCGTGTGGAAAGCTTCAGAGGTAAGCACGTTCTGATTTCTGGAGGAGGCGATTCGGCGATCGATTGGGCGAATCGGCTTGAACCAATTGCAGATAAAGTAACGATCGTTCATCGCAGAGAGGCTTTTACTGGTCATGAAAGTAGTATTACAGAGATGAATAATTCGGAAACGCACATCAAATGTTCGTGCTATGTATCTGACGTGATTGGTAAGGAGCGTATTGATAAGGTTGTTCTTACTCATGTCGACACAGGTGAAAAAGAAGTAGTTGAAATCGATGCCCTCCTTGTTAATCATGGATTTAATCTCGACTTAGGCGGCATCCAAAACTGGGGAATGACGATGAACGAAGGAAAAGTCGTTACGGATGCAAAAATGGAAACGAGTATACCAGGTGTTTTCGCAGTAGGGGATATCGTCACATATCCCCATCGTTTAACGCTCATAGCAGGTGGTCTTGCGGAAGGACCTAAAGCGTTAAATAGTGCAAAAGCCTTTCTTGATCCTGAGGCAGAAGCCATGGCGATGTATTCTACGCATCATAAGGATTTTGTAGAAGTATAA
- a CDS encoding ABC transporter ATP-binding protein, translated as MVIQTEDLKIGYQENIIVDQLNLSIPEGEITALVGANGSGKSTILKTLSRLMKPKSGTVYLDGRAIHEQKTRDLAKELAILPQNPTAPEGLTVLELVTYGRFPHQKGLKALTLEDKEKIAWAIEMTGIGEFANRPIDQLSGGQRQRAWIAMALAQDTKILFLDEPTTFLDMAHQLEVLELLQKLNIQENRTIVMVVHDLNHASRYAGHMVAIKKGKVKKTGTPLEVMKSDVLEDVFGVRSDIIYDPRSGQPLCLPYGLCNELSYAAVNE; from the coding sequence GTGGTGATTCAAACAGAAGATCTTAAGATCGGTTATCAGGAAAACATCATTGTAGATCAGCTGAATTTATCCATACCTGAAGGAGAGATTACGGCTCTTGTTGGAGCGAATGGATCAGGAAAGTCGACCATTCTCAAAACGCTATCTCGATTAATGAAGCCAAAAAGTGGAACGGTTTACCTTGATGGACGTGCTATTCATGAGCAGAAAACGCGGGACCTTGCGAAGGAGTTAGCGATCCTTCCTCAAAACCCCACGGCTCCAGAAGGGCTAACAGTTCTAGAACTTGTCACATACGGGCGCTTTCCACATCAGAAAGGACTAAAAGCTCTTACGTTAGAAGATAAAGAAAAAATTGCCTGGGCGATTGAAATGACTGGAATTGGAGAGTTTGCCAACCGCCCGATTGACCAGCTTTCTGGTGGCCAGCGCCAGCGCGCCTGGATTGCGATGGCGCTCGCTCAGGATACGAAAATTCTTTTTCTAGATGAGCCAACCACTTTTCTTGATATGGCCCATCAGCTTGAAGTGCTTGAACTTCTTCAAAAGTTAAATATTCAAGAAAACCGGACGATAGTCATGGTCGTTCATGATCTAAATCATGCCAGCCGCTACGCTGGTCATATGGTGGCGATCAAAAAAGGGAAAGTGAAGAAAACGGGCACTCCGCTTGAAGTGATGAAATCTGATGTATTAGAAGATGTGTTTGGTGTTCGAAGTGATATCATTTACGATCCTCGTTCTGGCCAGCCGCTATGTTTGCCTTATGGATTATGTAACGAACTAAGTTATGCTGCTGTGAATGAATGA
- a CDS encoding aldo/keto reductase, translating into MRRLGKTNYEISPIGLGTWQFSQGSGLIGSYFSTISEADMDAIVKMSLDGGINWFDTAEAYGKGKSEEALAGALNRLGIKEEEALIATKWWPLLRTAGSITGTIQKRKDALKGRRIDLHQVHQPFSFSSPEKEMKQMASLVKEGHIGAVGVSNFNRDKMDRAIQELNRHGASLTSNQMKYSLLDRRIETNGVLDLAKQNGVTIIAYSPLEQGILTGKFHDNPDLAANLSGPRKHMSQFKPQGLARTLPLINVLKEIGNAYGIGAGQVALNWLVHFHGDTVVAIPGASKLKHAEDNVKVLGFKLTQDEMKKIDEESRKVAKM; encoded by the coding sequence GTGAGAAGACTAGGAAAAACAAATTATGAGATTTCTCCGATCGGTCTCGGAACGTGGCAATTTAGTCAAGGGAGCGGCTTAATTGGAAGCTACTTCTCTACGATTTCAGAAGCCGATATGGACGCGATTGTGAAGATGAGCTTAGACGGCGGGATTAACTGGTTCGATACAGCGGAAGCTTACGGAAAGGGAAAGTCAGAAGAAGCCCTGGCTGGAGCGTTAAATCGTCTTGGAATAAAAGAAGAAGAAGCGCTAATTGCGACAAAGTGGTGGCCGCTCTTGCGTACAGCAGGATCGATTACAGGAACAATTCAAAAACGAAAAGACGCATTAAAGGGGCGGCGTATTGACCTTCATCAAGTGCATCAACCGTTTTCCTTTTCTTCGCCAGAAAAGGAGATGAAACAAATGGCCTCGCTCGTTAAAGAGGGTCATATTGGCGCTGTTGGTGTCAGTAACTTTAATCGCGATAAAATGGATCGTGCAATTCAAGAGTTGAACCGTCACGGGGCAAGCCTTACTTCCAACCAAATGAAGTATAGCTTACTCGATAGAAGAATTGAAACGAACGGTGTACTCGATCTTGCGAAGCAAAACGGTGTGACGATCATTGCCTATTCTCCACTTGAACAGGGAATCTTAACTGGAAAGTTCCATGATAATCCCGACTTAGCGGCAAACCTTTCAGGACCGAGAAAGCATATGTCCCAGTTTAAACCACAGGGATTAGCTAGAACGCTGCCACTTATTAATGTGTTAAAAGAGATTGGGAATGCTTATGGAATTGGAGCAGGCCAGGTGGCGTTAAACTGGCTCGTTCATTTCCATGGGGACACGGTTGTAGCGATCCCAGGCGCTTCGAAATTAAAGCATGCAGAAGATAATGTGAAAGTGCTAGGATTTAAGCTTACACAAGATGAGATGAAGAAAATTGATGAAGAGTCAAGAAAAGTTGCGAAGATGTAA
- a CDS encoding GNAT family N-acetyltransferase produces MKTKEQWLDAYQIMKELRSHLDEKEYLALVEEAQRKDMYRLFALYDGNEIVAVTGFKPMITLYYGRFVWVCDLVTSEQHRSKGHGEKLLSFVEEWAIENGYGAVALSSGVAKKEAHRFYQEKMAYDQVSYVFKKVLKS; encoded by the coding sequence ATGAAAACGAAGGAACAGTGGCTTGATGCCTATCAGATTATGAAGGAGCTTAGGTCGCATTTGGATGAGAAAGAGTATCTCGCTTTAGTGGAAGAAGCTCAACGTAAGGATATGTACCGACTTTTTGCTCTTTATGATGGAAATGAAATCGTCGCGGTGACGGGATTCAAGCCGATGATTACACTTTACTACGGACGATTCGTTTGGGTATGTGATCTTGTCACTAGTGAACAACACCGTTCGAAAGGGCACGGTGAAAAGCTGCTATCTTTTGTTGAAGAGTGGGCAATTGAAAATGGATATGGGGCGGTGGCTCTTTCTTCAGGCGTTGCTAAAAAGGAGGCTCATCGCTTTTATCAAGAAAAGATGGCGTATGATCAGGTAAGCTATGTGTTTAAAAAGGTATTGAAGTCGTAA
- a CDS encoding FecCD family ABC transporter permease → MSKKVEPTANKIEDQLAVQSRPVTAMLILVAGSAALILSLGLSIALGAADIKLMTVWQAIFQFDPTSTEHSIIREFRMPRSVADILIGASFAVAGAIMQGVTRNPLADSGLLGLNAGATLMIALSFAFFPGLSYNNLMLFSFIGAGIGAGLVFGIGSLSRNGLSPVRLVLAGAAVSALFTAVSEGVAIHFQLSQDLAFWFAGGTAGLKWPQIQILLPWIIVALIVALFLSKSISLLSLGEDVAVGLGQRTKLIKALAAIVVLVLAGAAVSAVGPIGFVGLVIPHIARFLVGVDYRWIVPCSAVLGGLLMIVADMGARMVNAPYETPIGAIFALIGVPFFLFVARREGREL, encoded by the coding sequence ATGTCAAAGAAAGTTGAGCCGACGGCAAATAAAATAGAAGATCAGCTAGCTGTTCAATCTCGACCTGTCACGGCAATGCTTATTCTAGTTGCCGGAAGTGCGGCCCTCATTCTGAGTCTTGGACTATCAATCGCGCTTGGAGCAGCAGATATAAAGTTAATGACAGTCTGGCAGGCGATTTTTCAATTTGATCCAACCTCAACAGAACATTCGATCATTCGCGAATTTCGAATGCCGCGTTCAGTTGCTGACATATTAATTGGAGCAAGTTTTGCTGTTGCTGGCGCCATCATGCAAGGGGTAACGCGAAATCCTCTTGCTGACTCAGGGTTACTAGGTTTAAATGCAGGAGCAACATTGATGATTGCGCTTAGCTTTGCCTTTTTTCCGGGTTTATCTTATAACAATTTGATGCTGTTTTCCTTTATTGGTGCTGGTATTGGGGCTGGACTAGTGTTTGGTATCGGTTCCTTATCAAGAAATGGTCTCTCGCCTGTCCGGCTTGTGCTTGCAGGGGCTGCTGTGAGTGCTCTCTTTACTGCAGTGAGTGAAGGAGTCGCTATTCATTTTCAGCTATCCCAGGATCTTGCCTTCTGGTTTGCCGGAGGAACGGCTGGTTTGAAGTGGCCACAAATTCAGATTCTATTGCCGTGGATCATTGTAGCTCTCATTGTAGCGCTATTTCTTTCCAAATCGATTTCGTTACTTAGTCTTGGAGAAGATGTTGCTGTAGGTCTTGGTCAGCGTACAAAATTAATAAAAGCTCTAGCAGCAATTGTTGTACTAGTGTTAGCAGGTGCTGCCGTGTCAGCTGTAGGTCCAATAGGGTTCGTAGGACTAGTAATACCACATATAGCAAGGTTTCTTGTTGGTGTTGATTATCGCTGGATTGTCCCATGCTCAGCCGTTCTTGGAGGACTTTTGATGATTGTTGCCGATATGGGAGCAAGAATGGTTAATGCACCATATGAAACGCCAATCGGAGCGATATTTGCTCTTATCGGTGTTCCTTTCTTCCTCTTTGTAGCGAGACGCGAAGGGAGGGAACTATAG
- a CDS encoding FecCD family ABC transporter permease, whose protein sequence is MAIFLILIVITFLISLNTGLTKLSPLEVLNTLVGNGTEQQSLILFEFRLPRIVIAVLVGAGLAISGCILQGISRNALADPGILGINSGAALMVVIFISFFPKTTDAPILLMPFLALIGGCATAIIIYALSYSKREGLMPQRLILNGIAIAAGIGALITILTLRMDPFDYQFIAIWLAGKIWGTTWVHVLTLLPWIIILFTFIFYKARTLDGLTFGEKLATGMGVKVEKERFLLLGASVALASACVSVSGGIGFVGLVGPHLARQLVGNDHRFLLPLSALAGGLVLLVADTIGRTILAPSEIHAGIMVAIIGAPYFLYLLARAKA, encoded by the coding sequence ATGGCGATTTTTCTTATATTGATCGTTATCACCTTTTTAATTAGCTTGAATACTGGATTAACGAAATTAAGTCCTCTTGAAGTATTGAACACGTTAGTTGGAAATGGAACAGAGCAACAATCGTTGATTCTATTTGAATTTCGCTTACCCAGAATTGTGATTGCTGTTCTCGTCGGTGCTGGTCTTGCCATTTCAGGCTGTATCCTTCAAGGAATCTCTCGTAATGCCCTTGCAGATCCGGGGATCCTTGGAATCAATAGCGGAGCAGCCTTAATGGTCGTGATTTTCATTTCTTTCTTCCCAAAAACAACGGATGCACCCATTCTACTCATGCCGTTTCTTGCATTAATTGGTGGATGTGCAACGGCCATCATCATTTATGCCCTTTCTTATAGTAAAAGAGAAGGGTTGATGCCCCAGCGGTTAATTCTAAATGGAATTGCCATCGCCGCGGGTATTGGTGCCCTTATTACAATCTTAACGCTGCGAATGGATCCATTCGATTACCAATTCATTGCCATTTGGCTTGCCGGTAAGATCTGGGGAACGACGTGGGTTCATGTTCTGACGTTACTGCCGTGGATTATCATTTTATTTACGTTCATATTCTATAAAGCGAGGACGCTAGATGGATTAACTTTTGGTGAGAAGCTTGCGACCGGAATGGGTGTGAAAGTAGAGAAAGAGCGTTTCTTGCTCCTAGGTGCTTCTGTTGCACTTGCATCTGCTTGCGTCTCAGTTAGTGGCGGAATTGGTTTCGTTGGTCTTGTTGGCCCACATCTTGCTCGACAATTAGTCGGAAATGATCACCGATTCCTATTGCCGTTGTCGGCTCTTGCTGGTGGACTTGTTCTTTTAGTAGCTGATACGATTGGTCGAACGATTCTCGCACCATCTGAAATTCATGCCGGTATTATGGTTGCGATTATAGGAGCTCCATACTTTTTATATTTACTTGCTAGAGCAAAAGCTTAG